A window of Ranitomeya variabilis isolate aRanVar5 chromosome 2, aRanVar5.hap1, whole genome shotgun sequence contains these coding sequences:
- the BPNT1 gene encoding 3'(2'),5'-bisphosphate nucleotidase 1, producing the protein MFCRALHSLTVTVLCSGRRAAFTMSSAPLLLARLVAAAHSVAEKAGIIVRNVMSGGDLGIVEKTGANDLQTAADRLVQQSICASLARKFPLLTIIGEEDLPSEEISEELIETGQSEEILKVTFPSQYCSIKEEELVVWVDPLDGTKEYTEGLLDHVTVLIGIAYEGKAIAGVINQPYYNYQAGDGAVLGRTLWGVLGVGAFGFELKEVPEGQHIVTTTRSHSSKLVNDCITAINPDKVVRVGGAGNKIIQLIEGQASAYVFASPGCKKWDTCAPEAILHAVGGKLTDISGNAYEYHKDVKHMNSAGVLATLRNYNYYSSRVPESVKQALVPKM; encoded by the exons ATGTTCTGCAGAGCTCTGCACTCACTGACAGTCACTGTGCTCTGCAGCGGCCGCCGTGCAG CATTCACAATGTCTTCAGCACCATTATTGTTAGCGAGGTTGGTGGCCGCGGCGCACTCTGTGGCCGAAAAAGCCGGAATAATTGTCAGAAATGTCATGAGTGGCGGAGATCTCGGCATAGTTGAAAAG ACTGGTGCTAATGACCTGCAGACAGCGGCTGATCGGTTGGTACAGCAAAGTATCTGCGCCTCTTTGGCAAGAAAGTTTCCCCTGCTCACCATCATTGGAGAGGAG GATCTGCCCTCTGAAGAAATATCCGAGGAACTGATCGAAACCGGACAATCAGAAGAAATACTCAAAGTGACTTTTCCATCACAGTACTGCAGCATCAAAGAAGAAGAG TTGGTGGTCTGGGTGGACCCTCTGGATGGTACTAAGGAATATACGGAAG GGCTCCTGGATCATGTAACTGTTCTGATTGGCATTGCCTACGAAGGAAAAGCCATAGCGGGAGTGATAAACCAGCCGTATTATAACTACCAG GCGGGTGACGGCGCTGTCCTGGGGAGGACTCTTTGGGGCGTCCTGGGCGTCGGAGCGTTTGGTTTTGAGCTGAAGGAGGTGCCCGAAGGTCAACACATCGTCACCACCACCAGATCGCACAGCAGCAAGCTGGTGAACGACTGCATCACCGCCATCAACCCCGATAAAGTGGTGCGCGTGGGAGGTGCCGGGAACAAG ATCATTCAGCTGATTGAAGGTCAGGCTTCCGCCTATGTGTTCGCCAGTCCTGGGTGCAAAAAGTGGGACACGTGCGCCCCCGAGGCGATTCTGCATGCAGTGGGAG GTAAACTCACTGATATCAGCGGCAACGCCTATGAATACCACAAGGACGTGAAACACATGAACTCAGCCGGGGTTCTGGCAACTCTGCGCAATTACAACTACTACTCCTCCCGGGTACCGGAATCTGTAAAACAAGCGCTGGTGCCAAAAATGTGA